A window from Gottschalkiaceae bacterium SANA encodes these proteins:
- a CDS encoding sigma 54-interacting transcriptional regulator, translating into MELVEMILQEIQKEDRKEPYQDQQLAELLACDRTSITKARKRHGIEESRTRFKQYVAEEIAGILQEDSDLPNRELIRELGKKGFSISPYMMKQIRVSMTEAKPKNSERGNKKQKLVNIAELESVYSDIVGNLGSFKTVIQSLEAAVMYPPKGLNTLITGESGVGKTMLARKMYEFGRMKGRFPLNSEFVHFNCADYAENSQLILSMLFGVKKGAYTGASDDRIGLVEKARNSILFLDEVHRMPAEGQEILFKIIDEGVYRRLGESDREREINVFIVAATTEEPTECLLDTFLRRFPMMVHIPPLKQRPASERLELIERYLLVQAKQLQKDIWLDHDSALAFLLHMPKGNVGKLFNEIQVCIAKAYLESMIENKKEIRITFDLVDHQIQRNLMDKNQFYKEANQIVHYQGLTIPKDGRLEASLFNLKDEETIYKLTEHLFQESKESERSIEETQQYIGEKIEGFIQKKVNKTYPIDKQNIIKIIGTQLASTVERALELAAPIIQKYDMQLFYSLAVHINETIERVKAGKAIENPKLRTIESKHKDVFEIALRMTEYITSRTGVEFPKDEAAFVAMYLLGYIEKEKDTGRIGILVLNHGEYGLPMIRLAETLMGQANIANVAMKMEDQPSEVLPLAMERVRKMDEGKGVLLFVDMGSLNAFGSLIEESTGIKVKTVARFDVLMLMEAVRMCRMAEISLSDIHKHLIAPERSHLRRDDKRIKPAMKKPLIITTCMTGQGASVYLKELLDRSLDDLPIEIKEIGVFSEVSLDDQIQQLSQTYTILCVVGTINPKKEWIQFISIDQVVSGKAVETIRYLYRKQYGEKEKYPIDRHLIFNRQAVSTKEECIEFLCRQMVDQGVVTKRYLQDVYEREEMGLTCLLDAQEKGIAIIHTVSSKEVIRDGMSILSTRQPIFWDAIDIDVVVVMALTDSESRLPYLVNRTIFQNEDRMRRIRASQSKGEMLTLIQEALQT; encoded by the coding sequence ATGGAACTAGTTGAGATGATTTTGCAGGAAATTCAAAAAGAAGACCGGAAGGAGCCCTATCAAGACCAACAATTGGCGGAACTTCTTGCTTGTGATCGCACCAGTATTACAAAAGCGAGAAAGCGACATGGAATTGAAGAGTCTCGAACTCGATTTAAGCAGTATGTTGCTGAGGAAATCGCAGGTATTTTGCAAGAAGACAGTGATCTTCCCAATCGAGAATTAATCCGGGAGCTTGGCAAAAAAGGATTTTCAATTTCCCCCTATATGATGAAACAGATTCGAGTCAGCATGACAGAAGCAAAACCGAAAAATTCAGAGCGAGGGAACAAGAAACAAAAGCTTGTCAATATAGCGGAATTAGAAAGTGTTTATTCGGATATTGTAGGAAATCTTGGCAGTTTTAAAACCGTGATTCAATCCCTTGAAGCAGCCGTGATGTATCCGCCAAAGGGTCTAAATACCTTGATCACTGGCGAAAGCGGTGTGGGCAAGACTATGCTTGCAAGAAAAATGTATGAGTTTGGGCGGATGAAGGGAAGGTTTCCTTTAAATAGTGAATTTGTGCATTTCAATTGTGCGGATTATGCAGAAAACTCACAACTCATCTTATCCATGTTGTTTGGTGTGAAAAAGGGAGCCTATACGGGTGCTTCTGATGATCGTATTGGATTGGTGGAAAAGGCGCGAAATAGCATTTTGTTTTTAGATGAAGTACACAGAATGCCAGCAGAAGGGCAAGAGATTCTTTTTAAAATTATTGACGAAGGTGTTTATCGACGATTGGGTGAGAGTGACCGTGAGCGAGAAATTAATGTGTTCATCGTTGCGGCAACAACGGAGGAACCAACAGAATGTTTGCTGGATACCTTTTTGAGGCGATTCCCCATGATGGTTCATATTCCACCATTGAAGCAGAGGCCAGCATCGGAACGATTGGAGTTGATCGAACGATATCTGCTTGTACAAGCCAAACAACTGCAAAAGGATATTTGGCTTGACCATGACAGCGCTTTGGCTTTCTTGTTGCATATGCCCAAGGGTAATGTTGGAAAATTGTTCAATGAAATTCAAGTATGTATCGCAAAGGCCTATTTGGAATCAATGATTGAAAACAAAAAAGAAATCCGAATTACATTTGATTTGGTGGATCATCAGATTCAAAGAAATTTGATGGATAAGAATCAATTCTACAAAGAGGCAAATCAAATTGTACATTATCAAGGACTTACGATTCCAAAAGATGGTCGTCTGGAAGCTTCGCTATTTAATCTTAAAGACGAAGAAACCATATATAAATTAACGGAACACCTTTTTCAAGAAAGCAAGGAATCGGAACGATCAATTGAAGAAACACAACAGTATATTGGAGAGAAAATTGAAGGATTTATTCAGAAAAAGGTAAACAAGACTTATCCCATTGACAAGCAAAATATTATCAAAATCATTGGAACACAATTGGCTTCAACCGTCGAGCGTGCATTGGAGTTGGCTGCACCAATTATCCAAAAATACGATATGCAATTATTTTATTCTTTGGCGGTGCATATCAATGAAACGATTGAACGTGTTAAGGCGGGGAAAGCCATTGAAAATCCAAAGCTCCGCACGATTGAAAGCAAGCATAAGGATGTTTTTGAGATTGCATTACGGATGACTGAGTATATTACCTCAAGAACTGGGGTGGAATTTCCAAAAGATGAAGCGGCCTTTGTGGCTATGTATTTGTTGGGTTATATCGAGAAGGAAAAAGATACAGGGAGAATTGGAATCTTGGTTCTTAATCATGGGGAGTATGGTCTTCCAATGATTCGTTTGGCAGAAACATTAATGGGCCAGGCGAACATTGCCAATGTCGCGATGAAGATGGAGGATCAACCGAGCGAAGTGTTACCTCTTGCGATGGAACGAGTTCGGAAAATGGATGAAGGGAAAGGCGTTTTACTTTTTGTTGATATGGGTTCGCTGAATGCATTTGGATCATTGATTGAAGAGAGCACAGGGATTAAGGTGAAAACCGTCGCAAGATTTGATGTCTTGATGTTGATGGAAGCGGTGCGCATGTGTCGAATGGCAGAAATAAGCTTGAGTGATATTCATAAGCACTTGATAGCACCAGAGCGCAGCCATCTGAGGCGGGATGATAAGCGGATAAAACCAGCCATGAAAAAACCATTGATTATAACGACCTGCATGACGGGACAAGGTGCCAGCGTTTATTTGAAGGAACTGTTGGATCGTTCACTTGATGATCTGCCAATCGAGATCAAAGAAATAGGCGTCTTCTCGGAGGTGAGTTTAGATGATCAAATCCAGCAACTATCACAAACCTATACCATTTTATGTGTGGTTGGAACAATCAATCCCAAGAAAGAATGGATTCAATTTATCAGTATAGATCAGGTGGTGTCTGGAAAAGCGGTTGAAACAATTCGCTATTTGTATCGTAAGCAGTATGGTGAAAAGGAAAAGTATCCGATTGATCGTCACTTGATTTTCAATCGACAAGCAGTTTCGACAAAAGAAGAATGTATTGAATTCTTATGTCGACAGATGGTGGACCAGGGAGTTGTAACAAAACGATATTTACAAGATGTTTATGAGCGAGAAGAAATGGGTTTGACCTGTTTGTTGGACGCGCAGGAAAAAGGAATTGCGATTATTCATACGGTATCGTCTAAAGAAGTTATTCGAGACGGGATGAGCATTCTGAGCACAAGACAACCTATTTTTTGGGATGCGATTGATATTGATGTTGTTGTGGTGATGGCATTGACGGATTCGGAAAGTCGTTTACCCTATTTAGTGAATCGCACAATATTTCAAAACGAAGACCGAATGAGACGGATTCGGGCATCACAATCAAAGGGTGAAATGCTTACTCTAATCCAAGAGGCATTGCAAACATAA
- a CDS encoding class II aldolase/adducin family protein — MLQNLREKVLDIGLKMKAYGLIAQAGGTVCARDPETGLIAISASGMSYEEMTWQDVLIIDEEKNLLAGERKISVATDMFLTIFKNRPDVNALIHTHSRYATAFAAVKKPIPVITTTQGNIVGGQVPVVQTVHVGPYDQAFYNEIAETLGNGWACNLAAHGPICAGTDLEMALDVSVTIEVTAHTAWIAKFLGEPYQLTNEEIQGSFQFCQAAVGQK, encoded by the coding sequence ATGTTACAAAATTTACGTGAAAAGGTATTGGACATTGGGCTTAAAATGAAGGCCTATGGTTTGATTGCGCAAGCAGGGGGGACTGTCTGTGCGAGGGATCCAGAAACCGGATTGATTGCGATTTCCGCAAGCGGCATGTCTTATGAAGAGATGACCTGGCAGGATGTCTTAATCATTGATGAAGAGAAAAATCTTCTTGCTGGCGAGCGAAAAATATCGGTAGCAACCGATATGTTTTTGACTATTTTTAAAAACCGGCCCGATGTGAATGCGCTGATTCATACGCATTCCCGTTATGCAACGGCATTTGCGGCGGTGAAAAAGCCAATCCCTGTGATTACAACGACTCAGGGAAATATTGTCGGGGGCCAAGTGCCTGTGGTGCAAACCGTTCATGTTGGTCCCTATGATCAAGCCTTCTACAACGAAATTGCTGAAACACTGGGAAATGGGTGGGCATGCAATTTAGCTGCGCACGGCCCGATCTGCGCAGGCACCGATTTGGAAATGGCTTTGGATGTATCAGTAACCATAGAAGTAACCGCGCACACAGCGTGGATTGCAAAGTTTTTGGGCGAACCGTATCAACTTACAAATGAAGAGATTCAGGGTTCGTTTCAATTTTGTCAGGCCGCAGTTGGCCAAAAATGA
- a CDS encoding PTS galactitol transporter subunit IIC yields the protein MVASILGSLGGPVLVAIVMFLLGLIFQAGFSKSIRGGLYAGIGLAGLFVVVNAVTASLTPAIQAFAARFDTSLTLTDVGWGSAGIAFSWPGLAFVIIGVIVVNIILVMLGVVKTMWTDIWSYWHGQVVGGFVWYTTGSVTLGVAAAILYLTLGSFIADYTAKRYQEFNGMPGISVPCAVSLAGIFAQPVNALIEKIPGIRDINGSPENIRKRMGIFGELGVMGVVIGAFIGLLAGYGYAAVLNLGVQVGVMMVFLPKTVSVLCEGVIPIANSATEFIQEKFEDKEVYVAVDCAALLGHPSVMASAVLLYPIAVIMGVLLPGNGIIPIASLAIIPYWCGAIAPYCKGNVFRIVLTTMLWMVPIFYIATAMGDVHTGTMASLGLGEAASSSFDMGGDILGFLVHKIFSIF from the coding sequence ATGGTTGCATCTATATTAGGAAGTTTGGGGGGACCCGTACTTGTCGCTATTGTTATGTTTTTACTCGGTCTGATTTTTCAAGCTGGTTTTTCCAAAAGTATACGCGGGGGATTATATGCAGGGATTGGCTTAGCAGGTCTATTTGTTGTTGTCAATGCGGTAACAGCAAGTTTGACACCAGCGATTCAAGCTTTTGCAGCACGTTTTGACACAAGCTTGACCTTAACTGATGTTGGTTGGGGATCTGCGGGTATTGCCTTTTCATGGCCAGGATTAGCATTTGTTATTATCGGTGTTATTGTTGTTAATATTATTTTGGTCATGCTTGGTGTTGTAAAGACCATGTGGACAGATATTTGGTCTTACTGGCATGGTCAAGTTGTTGGTGGTTTTGTATGGTATACAACAGGAAGCGTAACGCTAGGTGTGGCAGCAGCTATTTTGTATTTGACTTTGGGTAGTTTTATTGCCGACTACACGGCAAAACGATATCAAGAATTCAATGGGATGCCAGGAATTTCGGTTCCATGTGCAGTCAGTTTAGCGGGAATTTTTGCACAACCAGTTAACGCATTGATTGAAAAGATTCCTGGAATCCGAGATATTAATGGGTCGCCAGAAAACATTCGTAAGCGTATGGGAATCTTTGGTGAACTAGGTGTTATGGGTGTTGTGATTGGTGCTTTTATTGGTTTGCTTGCAGGCTATGGCTATGCGGCTGTTTTAAACTTGGGTGTTCAAGTTGGTGTGATGATGGTCTTCTTGCCAAAGACGGTTTCCGTTCTTTGTGAGGGTGTTATTCCAATCGCCAACTCGGCTACAGAATTTATTCAAGAAAAATTTGAGGACAAGGAAGTTTATGTAGCAGTTGACTGTGCGGCTCTATTGGGCCATCCATCTGTTATGGCATCTGCCGTTTTACTTTACCCAATCGCTGTTATTATGGGCGTTTTACTACCAGGCAATGGCATCATTCCAATTGCTAGTTTGGCGATTATTCCTTACTGGTGTGGAGCGATTGCACCTTATTGTAAAGGCAATGTATTCCGTATTGTATTGACAACCATGCTTTGGATGGTTCCAATTTTCTATATCGCAACAGCAATGGGCGATGTGCATACTGGAACTATGGCTTCATTAGGACTTGGCGAAGCGGCAAGCTCTTCTTTTGACATGGGTGGCGATATTTTAGGATTCTTGGTTCATAAGATTTTTAGCATCTTTTAG
- a CDS encoding PTS sugar transporter subunit IIA, producing the protein MFILENQNVLLGVDAKNQREAIQILGNQMVENGFIKEAYIDAVIEREMQYPTGLPTEGVKVAIPHANANHVIQSTIGVMTLSKPVTFCSMGDATEELDVELIFLLANTDQSDQPESLQRLMQCFSEEEALLKMKAATTEDEILTVLRDYMKE; encoded by the coding sequence ATGTTTATTCTAGAAAATCAGAATGTGCTGCTCGGGGTTGATGCAAAAAATCAACGAGAAGCAATTCAGATCCTTGGAAACCAAATGGTGGAAAATGGATTTATTAAAGAGGCGTATATCGACGCTGTTATTGAGCGGGAAATGCAATATCCAACAGGACTTCCCACAGAAGGCGTAAAGGTAGCCATACCGCATGCGAATGCGAATCACGTGATTCAATCCACAATTGGTGTCATGACGCTTTCGAAACCCGTGACTTTTTGTAGTATGGGGGATGCAACAGAAGAGTTGGATGTTGAACTAATTTTTCTTTTAGCAAACACAGATCAGTCGGATCAGCCAGAATCCTTGCAGCGATTGATGCAATGCTTTTCTGAAGAGGAAGCACTGTTGAAAATGAAAGCGGCAACAACAGAAGATGAGATTTTAACG